In Mercurialis annua linkage group LG5, ddMerAnnu1.2, whole genome shotgun sequence, a single genomic region encodes these proteins:
- the LOC126681174 gene encoding probable inactive nicotinamidase At3g16190 isoform X3 encodes MADKFNKTALLVIDMQNDFILNGLTRVNGGKAIIPNVIKTVEVARQRDILVIWVVRENDPLGRDVELFRRHYFSAGKLPPAAKGTPGAELVDGLVIKEEDYKLAKTRFSAFMNTNLHSLLQTEGIKSLVFAGVQTPNCIRQTVFDAVALDYQDVIVVADATAAATPDIHAANIIDMKNIGVATPTLQEWCNTDA; translated from the exons ATGGCAGATAAGTTTAACAAAACTGCTCTCTTAGTCATTGACATGCAG AATGATTTTATACTTAATGGGCTGACCAGAGTTAATGGAGGTAAAGCAATTATCCCAAATGTGATCAAGACTGTTGAAGTTGCTCGACAGCGTGATATCCTTGTCATCTGG GTTGTTCGCGAAAATGACCCGCTTGGGAGAGATGTTGAGCTTTTCCGCCGGCATTATTTCTCTGCCGGGAAACTGCCTCCTGCGGCTAAAGGAACCCCGGGTGCAGAGCTGGTTGATGGCCTTGTGATCAAAGAAGAGGATTATAAGCTGGCCAAGACACGGTTTAGTGCATTTATGAACACTAATCTTCATTCGCTTCTTCAGACCGAGGGAATTAAGAGTTTGGTGTTTGCTG GTGTTCAAACTCCAAATTGCATTAGGCAGACTGTGTTTGATGCTGTGGCACTAGATTACCAGGATGTTATTGTTGTTGCTGATGCCACGGCGGCTGCTACACCTGATATACATGCTG CCAATATTATTGACATGAAAAATATTGGAGTCGCGACCCCAACATTACAGGAGTGGTGCAACACTGATGCCTGA